In one Solanum dulcamara chromosome 1, daSolDulc1.2, whole genome shotgun sequence genomic region, the following are encoded:
- the LOC129886382 gene encoding cyclin-dependent protein kinase inhibitor SMR13-like — protein sequence MAKDLQIPNDFQENQSPNMNSPAPNECKTPKSPSFRIPKVVNCPGAPKKSKRAKPSSCKRRLPFEIVVVVGGEEIDSFSRNVENANNGGNRIMKRRRTM from the coding sequence ATGGCTAAAGACCTCCAAATCCCAAATGATTTCCAGGAAAACCAATCACCAAACATGAATTCTCCTGCTCCAAATGAATGCAAAACCCCAAAATCACCTTCATTCAGGATTCCCAAAGTTGTCAATTGTCCAGGTGCACCTAAGAAATCCAAAAGGGCAAAACCGTCATCATGCAAGAGAAGATTGCCATTTGAGATCGTCGTCGTCGTTGGAGGAGAAGAAATTGATTCGTTTTCCAGAAATGTTGAGAATGCTAACAATGGTGGTAACAGGATCATGAAAAGGAGACGTACTAtgtaa